A section of the Archocentrus centrarchus isolate MPI-CPG fArcCen1 chromosome 20, fArcCen1, whole genome shotgun sequence genome encodes:
- the LOC115799370 gene encoding disco-interacting protein 2 homolog C-like, producing MEGPMSHRAPLGPPSAARFHRRRTSGTRDERYRSDVHTEAVQAVWARHVERKVAVPMPSKRRSLVVQTSMDAYTPPGLSPLCSDSSSGSEEEAGPGDDMSGMEHWMSRPSQLGPAHLGSTSSSSSSTQSGGSGNAGRLADSLAHTHISHLAHTHLAHLGQSHHQQSHLSQSHHGIGHLSLKRKGALSVAENGGSLRRSCEFGSDMLWPPPLESEENHSAPPDVTGYSSDSSHSHTERHHMANMGTIARNTQKYGNAERMETGDGVPVSSRVSAKIQQLVNTLKQPRRPPLREFFVDDFDELLEVQQPDPNQPRPEGAEMMPVRGEPLGVVTNWPPSLEAALQRWGTISPKAPCLTSLDTAGKPLYVLTYGKLWSRSIKLAYNILHKLGSKQEPMVRPGDRVALVFPNNDPVAFMVAFYGCLLAEVVPVPIEVPLSRKDAGSQQIGFLLGSCGVTVALTSDACHKGLPKSATGEIPQFKGWPKLLWFVTESKHLSKPPRDWFPHIKDANNDTAYIEYKTCKDGSVLGVTVTRIALLTHCQALTQSCSYTEAETIVNVLDFKKDVGLWHGILTSVMNMMHVISVPYSLMKVNPLSWIQKVCQYKAKVSCVKSRDMHWALVAHKDQKDINLSSLRMLLVADGSNPWSISSCDAFLNVFQTKGLRGEVICPCASSPEALTVAIRRPVEDSSQPPGRGILSMQGLTYGVVRVDTEERLSVLTVQDVGTVTPGGLVCVVKPEGVPQLCQTDEIGELCVCSIATGTSYYGLTGMTKNTFEVYPVSSSGGLISEYAFVRTGLLGFIGPGGLVFITGKMDGLIMVSGRRHNADDIVATALAVEPMKFVYRGRIAVFSVTVLRDERIVVVAEQRPDSTEEDSFQWMSRVLQAIDSIHGVGVFCLALVPANTLPKTPLGGIHLSEIKQLYLEGGLHPCNVLMCPHTCVTNLPKPRQKQPEIGPASVMVGNLVSGKRIAQASGRDLGQTDDNDQFLFLSEVLQWRAQTTPDHILYTLLSSRGAVSSSLTCLQLHKRAERVAALLMERGGLQEGDHVALVYPPGIDLIAAFYGCLYAGCVPITVRPPHPQNISTTLPTVKMIVEVSHSACVMTTAVICKLLRSKEATATVDIRNWPPVLDTDDLPKKKPPALYKPTNPDGLAYLDFSVSTTGMLAGVQMSHNAVAAFCRSVKLQCELYPSREVAICLDPYCGLGFVLWCLCSVYSGHQSILIPPVELESNPALWLLAVSQLRVRDTFCSYSVMELCTKGLGLQTEALKARGLDLSRVRACVVVAEERPRMALTHSFSKLFKDLGLHPRSVSTAFGCRVNLAICLQGTSGPDPTTVYVDMRALRHDRVRLVERGSPHSLPLMESGKILPGVRIIIANPETKGPLGDSHLGEIWVHSAHNGSGYYSGYGEEVLQSDHFNSRLSFGDTQTVWARTGYLGFLRRTELTDANGERHDALFVVGALEEAMELRGMRYHPIDIETSVIRAHKSIVECAVFPWTNLLVVVVELEGSEQEALDLVPMVTKAVLEEHYLIVGVVVVTDIGVIPINSRGEKQRMHLRDGFLQDQLDPIYVAYNM from the exons GCCTGTCCCCCCTGTGCTCAGACTCCTCGTCGGGCTCAGAGGAGGAGGCGGGGCCGGGTGACGACATGTCGGGCATGGAGCACTGGATGAGCCGCCCTTCCCAGCTAGGCCCCGCCCACCTGGGCTCCACCTCTTCCTCGTCCTCGTCCACGCAGAGCGGAGGCAGCGGGAACGCCGGACGGCTGGCTGACTCgctggcgcacacacacatctcgCACCTGGCGCACACACACCTGGCGCACCTGGGCCAGTCACACCATCAGCAGAGCCACCTGTCACAGTCGCACCACG GTATCGGCCACCTGTCTCTGAAGAGGAAGGGAGCTCTGAGTGTAGCAGAGAACGGCGGCTCGCTGCGGCGGTCCTGTGAGTTTGGCTCTGACATGCTGTGGCCACCGCCGCTGGAGTCAGAGG AGAACCACTCGGCCCCGCCGGACGTGACGGGATACTCGTCGGACTCGTCCCACTCCCACACCGAGCGTCACCACATGGCCAATATGGGGACCATTGCCAGGAACACGCAGAAGTACGGCAACGCGGAGCGCATGGAGACAGGCGATG GTGTTCCAGTCAGCAGTCGCGTGTCGGCTAAGATCCAGCAGCTGGTGAACACGCTGAAGCAGCCTCGCAGACCCCCCCTACGAGAGTTCTTTGTCGATGACTTTGATGAGCTGCTGGAAG tcCAGCAGCCCGACCCTAACCAACCTCGGCCAGAGGGGGCGGAGATGATGCCGGTGCGAGGAGAGCCGCTGGGGGTGGTCACTAACTGGCCCCCCTCTCTGGAGGCGGCACTCCAACGCTGGGGAACCATCTCCCCAAAAGCCCCCTGCCTCACTAGCCTGGACACAGCAGGGAAGCCCCTCTACGTGCTCACATATG GGAAGCTGTGGTCTCGCAGCATCAAGCTTGCCTACAACATCCTCCACAAACTGGGCAGCAAGCAGGAGCCCATGGTGCGACCGGGCGATCGG GTGGCGTTGGTGTTTCCTAACAATGACCCAGTGGCCTTCATGGTGGCCTTTTATGGCTGTCTGCTAGCGGAGGTGGTCCCTGTTCCCATAGAGGTGCCCCTAAGTCGTAAG GATGCCGGCAGCCAGCAGATTGGATTCCTGTTGGGCAGCTGTGGCGTTACTGTGGCGCTGACCAGTGATGCCTGCCATAAGGGTCTTCCTAAGAGCGCAACAGGAGAGATCCCACAGTTCAAAG GGTGGCCGAAGCTGCTGTGGTTCGTAACAGAGTCGAAGCATCTGTCCAAACCTCCCAGAGATTGGTTCCCCCACATCAAAGATGCAAATAACGACACTGCTTACATAGAG TATAAAACCTGTAAGGACGGCAGTGTGCTGGGAGTCACTGTGACGAGGATCGCTCTGCTCACACACTGCCAGGCTCTCACCCAGTCCTGCAGCTACACCGAGG CTGAAACCATAGTGAACGTCTTAGACTTCAAGAAGGACGTGGGCCTGTGGCATGGCATACTGACG AGTGTGATGAACATGATGCATGTGATCAGCGTGCCCTACTCACTGATGAAGGTCAACCCTCTGTCGTGGATCCAGAAAGTGTGCCAGTACAaag CCAAGGTGTCCTGTGTgaagtccagagacatgcactGGGCTCTGGTGGCCCACAAAGACCAGAAGGACATCAACTTGAGCTCGCTGCGGATGCTGCTGGTGGCCGACGGTTCAAACCCCT GGTCCATCTCCTCCTGCGACGCCTTCCTCAACGTCTTTCAGACTAAAGGGCTGAGAGGCGAGGTCATCTGtccctgcgccagctcccccgaGGCCCTGACGGTGGCCATCAGGAG GCCGGTGGAGGACAGCAGCCAGCCTCCGGGCCGAGGTATCCTGTCCATGCAGGGTCTGACCTATGGAGTGGTCAGGGTTGACACGGAGGAGCGGCTGTCGGTGCTCACCGTGCAGGATGTGGGGACGGTCACACCCGGAG GCCTGGTATGCGTGGTCAAGCCGGAAGGCGTCCCCCAGCTCTGTCAGACTGATGAGATTGGTGAGCTCTGCGTCTGCTCCATCGCCACGGGGACATCGTACTACGGTCTGACGGGCATGACCAAGAACACCTTCGAG GTTTACCCGGTGAGCTCCAGCGGGGGGCTGATCAGCGAGTATGCCTTCGTGCGGACCGGCCTGCTGGGCTTCATCGGCCCCGGCGGCCTCGTCTTCATCACCGGCAAGATGGACGGGCTCATCATGGTGAGCGGGCGGAGGCACAATGCAGATGACATCGTTGCCACTGCGCTCGCAGTGGAGCCAATGAAATTTGTCTACAGGGGCAG GATAGCCGTGTTCTCTGTGACGGTGCTGAGAGATGAGAGGATCGTGGTGGTGGCCGAGCAGAGACCAGACTCCACGGAAGAGGATAGCTTCCAGTGGATGAGCCGCGTGTTGCAG GCCATAGACAGCATCCACGGGGTGGGTGTCTTCTGTCTGGCTCTGGTTCCGGCCAACACGCTTCCCAAGACTCCTCTGGGCGGCATCCACCTGTCAGAGATCAAGCAGCTGTACCTGGAGGGGGGGCTGCACCCCTGCAACGTCCTCATGTGCCCCCACACCTGCGTCACCAACCTGCCCAAACCGCGGCAGAAACAGCCAG AGATCGGACCTGCCTCTGTGATGGTGGGAAATCTGGTGTCGGGGAAGAGAATCGCTCAGGCCAGCGGCAGAGACTTGGGACAGACTGATGACAATGACCAG TTCCTGTTCCTGTCTGAAGTTTTGCAGTGGAGAGCTCAGACCACACCGGACCACATCCTCTACACCCTGCTCAGCTCCCGG GGGGCTGTGTCCAGCTCTCTTACCTGTCTGCAGCTGCATAAGAGGGCGGAGCGAGTGGCGGCTCTGCTGATGGAGAGAGGCGGTCTGCAGGAAGGAGATCACGTCGCTCTGGTATACCCACCAG gtATTGACCTGATTGCAGCTTTTTATGGCTGCCTGTACGCCGGCTGTGTTCCCATCACGGTGCGACCGCCTCACCCTCAGAACATCTCCACCACCCTGCCCACAGTTAAGATGATTGTCGAG GTGAGTCACTCGGCCTGTGTGATGACCACCGCTGTCATCTGTAAGCTGCTGCGCTCCAAAGAGGCCACGGCCACCGTGGACATCAGGAACTGGCCACCAGTCCTGGACACTG atgACCTGCCAAAGAAGAAGCCTCCAGCTCTCTATAAGCCCACCAACCCGGATGGCCTGGCCTATCTGGACTTCAGCGTGTCGACGACCGGCATGTTGGCCGGAGTTCAG ATGTCCCATAATGCAGTTGCAGCCTTCTGTCGGTCAGTGAAGCTGCAGTGTGAGCTGTATCCGTCCAGGGAAGTGGCCATCTGTCTGGATCCCTACTGCGGCCTCGGCTTCGTCCTCTGGTGTCTCTGCAG TGTGTATTCTGGACACCAGTCCATCCTGATCCCTCCGGTGGAGCTGGAGTCCAACCCAGCGCTGTGGCTGCTGGCCGTCAGCCAGCTGAGGGTGCGAGACACCTTCTGCTCCTACAGCGTCATGGAGCTCTGCACCAAAGGACTCGGCCTGCAGACCGAGGCGCTCAAG GCTCGGGGTCTGGATCTGTCCCGGGTTCGGGCCTGTGTGGTGGTGGCAGAGGAGAGGCCCAGGATGGCGCTCACACACTCTTTCTCCAAGCTCTTCAAAGACCTCGGCCTTCACCCGCGCTCTGTCAGCACGGCCTTTGGCTGCAGAGTCAACCTGGCCATTTGCCTGCAG ggCACTTCAGGACCAGACCCTACTACTGTGTACGTGGACATGAGAGCACTGCGTCACGACAG GGTTCGATTAGTGGAGAGAGGTTCTCCTCACAGTCTGCCCTTGATGGAGTCTGGCAAG atccTGCCTGGAGTTCGTATCATCATCGCCAATCCGGAGACTAAGGGACCGCTTGGAGACTCGCATCTTGGCGAG ATCTGGGTTCACAGCGCTCACAACGGCAGCGGTTACTACAGCGGGTACGGAGAGGAGGTCCTTCAGTCTGACCACTTCAACTCCAGACTCAGCTTCGGGGACACTCAGACCGTTTGGGCCAGGACGGGCTACCTGGGCTTCCTCCGCCGCACCGAGCTCACTGATGCCAACGgag AGCGACACGATGCCCTGTTTGTGGTGGGAGCGCTGGAGGAGGCCATGGAGCTAAGGGGGATGAGGTATCATCCCATCGACATCGAGACCTCCGTCATCCGCGCACACAAGAGCATCGTGGAGTG TGCGGTCTTCCCCTGGACCAACCtgctggtagtggtggtggaGCTGGAGGGCTCTGAGCAGGAAGCCCTGGACCTGGTTCCCATGGTGACCAAGGCCGTGCTGGAAGAGCACTACCTGATCGTGGGCGTGGTCGTGGTGACGGACATCGGCGTCATCCCCATCAACTCCCGCGGCGAGAAACAGCGCATGCACCTCCGTGATGGCTTCTTACAAGACCAGCTAGACCCCATCTACGTGGCCTACAACATGTag